A window of Lepidochelys kempii isolate rLepKem1 chromosome 1, rLepKem1.hap2, whole genome shotgun sequence contains these coding sequences:
- the SLC35B4 gene encoding nucleotide sugar transporter SLC35B4, with product MRRALAVGLVFSGCCSNVVFLELLAREFPGCGNIVTFAQFLFIAVEGFIFEANFGRKRPAIPIRYYLIMVAMFFTVSVVNNYALNLNIAMPLHMIFRSGSLIASMVLGIIILKKRYSVSKYTSIALVSMGIFICTLMSAKQVASKSSLSEADGLHVFMWWLLGIVALTFALLMSARMGIFQETIYKQFGKHSKEALFYNHALPLPGFLLLAPDIYAHAVLFSQSEPFQVPGIGLTLPIMWFYLVVNVVTQYVCIRGVFILTTECTSLTVTLVVTLRKFVSLIFSILYFKNPFTAWHWLGTLFVFVGTLMYTEVWTSLGPLLAKQKKEAKKE from the exons ATGCGCCGCGCCTTGGCCGTCGGGCTGGTCTTCAGCGGCTGCTGCAGCAACGTGGTTTTCCTGGAGCTGCTGGCCAg AGAGTTTCCAGGATGCGGGAACATAGTGACATTTGCACAGTTCTTATTTATAGCAGTGGAAGGTTTTATCTTTGAAGCCAACTTTGGAAGGAAGCGGCCAGCCATCCCAATAAG ATACTACCTGATCATGGTGGCCATGTTCTTCACAGTCAGCGTAGTGAATAACTACGCCCTGAATCTAAACATAGCCATGCCACTCCACATGATCTTCAGATCA GGTTCTCTAATAGCGAGCATGGTTCTAGGTATCATCATTCTGAAAAAAAG ATACAGTGTGTCTAAATACACATCCATAGCCCTGGTGTCCATGGGGATCTTTATCTGCACTTTAATGTCTGCAAAGCAAGTG GCTTCTAAATCCAGCTTAAGTGAAGCGGACGGACTCCATGTCTTCATGTGGTGGCTGTTAG GAATCGTGGCACTGACCTTCGCCCTCCTGATGTCAGCCAGAATGGGGATCTTTCAAGAGACCATCTACAAACAGTTTGGAAAGCATTCCAAGGAGGCACTGTTTTACAAC catgccctgcccctccctggcttcctCCTCCTCGCTCCGGACATCTACGCCCATGCTGTTCTCTTCAGCCAGTCTG AGCCATTCCAAGTCCCGGGGATCGGGCTGACCTTACCTATCATGTGGTTCTACCTCGTCGTGAACGTCGTCACTCA ATATGTGTGCATTCGGGGAGTCTTCATCCTCACCACGGAGTGCACCTCCCTGACCGTCACCCTGGTGGTGACGCTGCGCAAGTTTGTCAGCCTCATCTTCTCCATCCTGTACTTCAAGAACCCCTTCACCGCCTGGCACTGGCTGGGCACCCTCTTTGTCTTTGTGGGCACGCTGATGTACACCGAAGTGTGGACCAGCCTGGGGCCTCTGCTGGCCAAACAGAAGAAGGAGGCCAAGAAGGAGTAA